The Lutibacter profundi genome includes a region encoding these proteins:
- a CDS encoding YraN family protein → MAKHNELGKKGEELAVQFLQKNNYKILDRNWRFKKAEVDIIAQKDAVLAIVEVKTRSSDYFGNPQDFVNQKKIKLLVEAVNEYVISKDLNIEVRFDIISILKNKNNFDIEHLEDAFLHF, encoded by the coding sequence ATGGCTAAACACAATGAATTAGGTAAAAAAGGAGAAGAATTAGCTGTTCAGTTTTTACAAAAAAACAATTATAAAATTTTAGATCGTAATTGGCGATTTAAAAAAGCTGAAGTGGATATTATTGCTCAAAAAGATGCTGTTTTAGCTATTGTGGAAGTAAAAACCCGATCGTCAGATTATTTTGGAAATCCGCAAGATTTTGTAAATCAAAAAAAAATAAAGTTGTTAGTTGAAGCAGTAAATGAATATGTTATTTCAAAAGATTTAAATATTGAAGTTCGATTTGATATTATATCTATTTTAAAAAATAAAAATAATTTTGATATTGAACATTTAGAAGATGCTTTTTTACATTTTTAG
- a CDS encoding S66 peptidase family protein, giving the protein MLKISTLKLLPISLFCSLLFNFNINAQNTTLIKPAYLKAGDTIAIVAPAGILSDKEPIEKAIELVEGWGLHAILGKHLFGSNFHFSGTDAERTEDFQSALDHKAVKAIWCGRGGYGTVRIIDGLNFTKFKKNPKWIIGYSDITVLHSHIHNLGYETLHAMMPINMKVRKKDRLKTIKTFKKALFGKNLNYKITSSPYNKLGTAKGQLVGGNLSILQSLLGSVSSINTKGKILFIEDVGEYLYNIDRMVYALKRSGYFKNCNGIIVGGMTNLKDNSTPFGQTVEEIILEATKEFDFPIVFDFPAGHDKDNRAIFLGREIEMKVGKKHAFIKFVK; this is encoded by the coding sequence ATGCTAAAAATTTCAACCTTAAAACTGTTACCTATTTCATTGTTCTGTAGTTTATTATTCAACTTCAATATAAACGCGCAAAATACCACACTTATAAAACCTGCTTATTTAAAAGCAGGAGATACCATAGCTATTGTTGCTCCCGCAGGAATTTTAAGTGATAAAGAACCTATTGAAAAAGCCATTGAACTTGTTGAAGGTTGGGGATTACACGCAATTTTAGGAAAACATCTTTTTGGAAGTAATTTTCATTTTTCAGGAACAGATGCCGAACGTACAGAAGATTTTCAAAGTGCTTTAGACCATAAAGCTGTAAAAGCAATTTGGTGTGGAAGAGGTGGATATGGAACTGTTCGGATAATTGATGGACTTAACTTTACCAAATTTAAAAAAAATCCTAAATGGATTATTGGCTATTCTGATATAACTGTTTTGCACAGTCACATACATAATTTAGGTTATGAAACTTTACACGCTATGATGCCTATAAATATGAAAGTCAGAAAAAAAGATAGACTTAAAACCATAAAAACGTTTAAAAAAGCATTATTTGGAAAAAATTTAAATTATAAAATTACTTCTTCACCCTATAACAAACTAGGCACAGCAAAAGGGCAATTAGTTGGAGGTAATTTATCTATTTTGCAAAGTTTACTTGGCTCTGTATCTTCAATTAATACGAAAGGAAAAATACTTTTTATTGAAGATGTTGGCGAATACTTATATAATATTGATAGGATGGTTTATGCTTTAAAACGAAGCGGGTATTTTAAAAATTGTAACGGAATAATTGTAGGAGGAATGACTAATCTTAAAGACAATTCCACTCCTTTTGGGCAAACTGTTGAAGAAATTATTTTAGAAGCTACCAAAGAATTTGATTTCCCAATAGTATTTGATTTTCCTGCTGGGCATGACAAAGATAATCGTGCTATTTTTTTAGGGAGAGAGATAGAAATGAAAGTAGGTAAAAAACATGCTTTTATAAAATTTGTTAAATAA
- a CDS encoding DUF1800 domain-containing protein: protein MSCNSGSIHEFVPTPSNLWNKKHVQHFYRRVGFGAYTNEIEQALALTPSNFVENTINKAVNLPLETPPSWFEMVESDYTNIDEQMQEQHKELYLTWEKDMLNNPLRGRFTLFWSNHFVTRLEDYWCSSWMYNYYSILQQYAFGNFKEFVKAIGLSPAMLIFLNGYQNSATEPNENYARELYELFTLGVNNGYTQSDIVETAKALTGYTAINEYCAPISFDINDFDNSSKTIFGKTGDWGYNDVINILFEERGYEVATFICEKLYKYFVSPEVDSAIVSELAATFIANDFELAPVYKQLFKSEHFFDNNAIGIVIKSPFDVFNIYFRETGFTTNPELLLNVIWLTSEIGQTLFEPIDVAGWQGNHDWINSSTLVGRWNAFEYYLWWIWENHNESLRDFAVNLAGESNDPLVITKIIIDHLLPNGLQTATDYGIATAVFKDQVPQNYFENGTWNLQWDTVPYQVIVLLLYIVRLPEFQLK from the coding sequence ATGTCTTGTAATTCAGGTAGTATACATGAGTTTGTACCAACCCCTTCAAATTTGTGGAATAAAAAACACGTACAGCATTTTTATAGACGTGTAGGTTTTGGAGCATACACAAATGAAATAGAGCAAGCATTAGCATTAACGCCTTCAAATTTTGTTGAGAACACAATAAATAAAGCGGTAAACTTACCTTTAGAAACACCTCCTTCATGGTTTGAAATGGTTGAAAGTGATTACACAAATATTGATGAGCAAATGCAAGAGCAGCATAAGGAATTGTATTTAACTTGGGAAAAAGACATGTTAAATAATCCTCTTAGAGGTAGGTTTACGCTGTTTTGGAGCAACCACTTTGTTACACGTTTAGAAGATTATTGGTGCTCATCTTGGATGTATAATTATTACAGTATTCTTCAACAATATGCTTTTGGAAACTTTAAAGAGTTTGTTAAAGCAATTGGCTTATCACCAGCAATGCTAATATTTTTAAATGGCTATCAAAATTCAGCAACAGAACCAAATGAAAATTATGCGCGGGAATTATATGAGTTGTTTACCTTAGGTGTTAACAACGGATATACTCAAAGTGATATTGTTGAAACGGCTAAAGCTCTAACAGGATATACGGCTATTAATGAATATTGTGCACCTATTAGTTTTGATATAAACGATTTTGATAATTCTTCAAAAACTATTTTTGGAAAAACAGGAGATTGGGGATATAATGATGTTATAAATATTCTTTTTGAAGAAAGAGGTTATGAAGTAGCAACATTTATTTGTGAAAAATTATACAAATATTTTGTATCACCCGAGGTAGATTCAGCAATTGTATCTGAGTTGGCAGCTACATTTATTGCCAATGATTTTGAATTAGCACCTGTTTATAAGCAATTATTTAAAAGTGAACATTTTTTTGATAACAATGCTATTGGCATTGTAATAAAAAGTCCTTTTGACGTATTTAATATTTATTTTAGAGAAACTGGTTTTACCACCAACCCAGAACTGCTTTTAAACGTTATTTGGCTTACAAGTGAGATAGGACAAACATTATTTGAACCTATTGATGTAGCAGGTTGGCAAGGGAATCATGATTGGATAAACTCCAGTACGTTGGTTGGCAGATGGAATGCCTTTGAATATTATTTATGGTGGATTTGGGAAAATCACAATGAAAGTTTAAGAGATTTTGCAGTTAATTTAGCTGGAGAATCTAACGACCCTTTAGTTATTACTAAAATTATTATAGATCACTTACTTCCAAACGGTTTACAAACAGCAACGGATTATGGTATTGCAACAGCAGTTTTTAAAGATCAAGTTCCTCAAAATTATTTTGAAAATGGCACGTGGAATTTACAATGGGATACCGTGCCTTATCAGGTAATTGTTTTATTACTTTATATTGTTAGATTGCCTGAATTTCAACTAAAATAG
- a CDS encoding DUF1501 domain-containing protein: protein MRSNNLHTNFDKNHDKEHAVWNRRSFLQALGLVGAGSIMLGKIPVSASTITPLSKALTASENDKILIIARLKGGNDGLNTVIPYYDYDTYANLRPTIRIKQNDSFALSNDFKMPNYMDSLQNFWEDGKMKVVHGVGYSNQSLSHFSSADIWSSAGNKGDNLQTGVFGRYHEDLYPDYLLNPPTSPPAIQIGSLSNLMFVGDEAGYAFSVANIDQLAQIAEKGTAFDVQNLPSCDYGSQLGFMRNVNNSTFNYASVINEAYIDASNDVSYEKNNISKQFALIARLIKGNLGTKIYMVTLDGFDTHADQPNKHEKLMGNFTKAISNFYADLATQSKDSDVLTMTISEFGRRSKENASNGTDHGAASTMLLFGEGLNGNGFVGNHPDLNKLNSNGNMDFTTDFRDVYATILEKWLCIDSSIVDTVLLNNYNRANLGLRCSSVIDDGTDISDVSFKHYPIYGNETVYVEFVLSTAMEVEVQLVNILGQNIGVIHKERYLKGTHRVNLNPQARRYTPGHYIYRIFAEGKSYSKSIVLVK from the coding sequence ATGAGAAGTAATAATTTACATACTAATTTTGATAAAAACCATGATAAAGAACATGCAGTTTGGAATCGTCGTTCATTTTTACAAGCTCTTGGTTTAGTTGGAGCAGGATCTATAATGTTAGGGAAAATACCCGTATCAGCATCAACAATTACTCCTTTAAGTAAAGCTTTAACGGCTTCTGAAAATGATAAAATTTTAATTATAGCAAGGCTAAAAGGAGGAAATGATGGCTTAAATACAGTAATACCATATTATGATTATGATACTTATGCAAATTTGAGACCAACCATAAGAATTAAACAAAATGATTCTTTTGCGCTTTCCAACGATTTTAAAATGCCTAATTATATGGATTCGTTACAAAATTTTTGGGAAGATGGAAAAATGAAGGTTGTACATGGCGTTGGGTATTCTAATCAAAGTTTATCTCATTTTAGTTCTGCAGATATTTGGTCTTCAGCAGGAAATAAAGGTGACAATTTACAAACAGGTGTTTTTGGGCGTTATCATGAAGATTTGTATCCAGATTATTTATTAAATCCACCTACAAGTCCTCCTGCAATACAAATAGGAAGTTTAAGTAATTTAATGTTTGTTGGTGATGAGGCAGGTTATGCCTTTTCAGTTGCAAATATTGATCAATTAGCTCAAATTGCCGAAAAAGGAACAGCATTTGATGTACAAAACTTACCTTCTTGTGATTATGGAAGTCAATTAGGTTTTATGAGAAATGTTAACAATTCAACGTTTAACTATGCGAGTGTAATTAACGAAGCGTATATAGATGCAAGTAATGATGTTTCTTATGAAAAAAATAATATCTCTAAACAATTTGCCTTAATTGCACGATTGATAAAAGGGAATTTAGGAACTAAAATATATATGGTTACGCTAGATGGTTTTGATACACATGCAGATCAACCAAATAAGCATGAAAAATTGATGGGTAATTTTACAAAAGCAATTTCTAATTTTTATGCAGATTTAGCAACTCAAAGTAAAGATAGTGATGTTTTAACAATGACCATTTCTGAATTTGGACGTAGATCAAAAGAAAATGCTTCAAATGGTACAGACCACGGAGCAGCATCTACAATGTTATTGTTTGGTGAAGGGCTTAACGGAAATGGTTTTGTAGGAAATCACCCAGATTTAAATAAGTTGAATAGCAATGGAAATATGGATTTCACTACAGATTTTAGAGATGTATATGCAACCATTTTAGAAAAGTGGTTGTGCATAGATAGTTCAATTGTAGATACTGTTTTATTAAACAATTATAACAGAGCTAATTTAGGATTGAGATGTTCTTCTGTAATAGATGATGGTACTGATATTTCTGATGTAAGTTTTAAACATTATCCCATTTATGGTAATGAAACTGTTTATGTAGAGTTTGTTTTATCCACAGCTATGGAGGTAGAAGTTCAACTTGTAAATATTTTAGGTCAAAACATTGGAGTAATTCACAAAGAGAGGTATTTAAAAGGTACGCACCGCGTTAATTTAAACCCACAAGCTAGAAGATATACACCAGGACATTATATTTACAGAATATTTGCAGAAGGAAAATCGTATAGCAAGTCAATTGTTCTCGTTAAATAA
- the metG gene encoding methionine--tRNA ligase produces the protein MSNFKRYTITAALPYTNGPVHIGHLAGVYIPADIYARYLRVKGNDVAYICGSDEHGVPITIKAKKEGVTPQDIVDKYHAIIKKSFHDFGISFDNYSRTTAEVHHKTASDFFKKLYNEGKFIEESSEQLFDEEANQFLADRFVIGTCPKCGNEESYGDQCEACGTSHNATDLINPKSAITGNIPTTKVTKHWYLPLNEYEKWLREWIVEGHKKDWKTNVLGQVKSWLDDGLKPRAVTRDLDWGIPVPVEGAEGKVLYVWFDAPIGYISSTKEWAAREGKDWELYWKDKNTKLVHFIGKDNIVFHCIIFPAMLKAEGSFILPENVPANEFLNLEGDKISTSKNWAVWLHEYLEDFPDKQDVLRYALTANAPETKDNDFTWKDFQARNNNELVAIFGNFINRVVVLTNKYFDGIVPQPNEFDEVDIKTLAKMNQYPVIIENSIERYRFREASQELLNLARLGNKYLADEEPWKQIKTNPERVKSILYVALQIATSLAVVCEPFLPFTSKKLKGILNVTSSAVEMSWDSIKTSKELIAPNHKINKPELLFAKIEDAEVQTQLNKLEATKQANEASTKIVEPQKETIEFDDFTKLDMRVGTIIEAVKIPKTKKLLQLKVDVGIDTRTIVSGIAESFKPEDIIGQKVTVLVNLAPRKLRGVESQGMLLMTDTPDGKLAFIEPENDSVANGEQVS, from the coding sequence ATGAGCAATTTTAAAAGATATACAATTACAGCAGCTTTACCTTACACAAACGGCCCAGTTCATATTGGGCATTTAGCGGGCGTTTATATTCCTGCCGATATCTACGCACGGTATTTGCGAGTTAAAGGAAATGACGTAGCTTATATTTGCGGTTCAGATGAACATGGTGTTCCTATTACTATAAAAGCTAAGAAAGAAGGGGTTACACCACAAGACATTGTAGATAAGTACCATGCTATTATTAAAAAATCATTTCATGATTTTGGTATCTCTTTTGATAACTATTCTCGAACAACGGCAGAGGTTCATCATAAAACGGCTTCCGATTTTTTTAAGAAATTATACAACGAAGGTAAATTTATTGAAGAATCATCAGAACAATTATTTGATGAAGAAGCAAATCAGTTTTTAGCTGATAGATTTGTTATAGGAACTTGCCCTAAATGTGGAAATGAAGAAAGTTATGGCGATCAATGTGAGGCATGCGGAACAAGCCATAATGCAACAGATTTAATCAACCCAAAATCTGCAATTACAGGAAACATACCAACCACCAAAGTTACGAAACACTGGTATTTACCCTTAAATGAATACGAAAAATGGTTACGCGAATGGATTGTTGAAGGTCATAAAAAAGATTGGAAAACCAATGTGTTAGGACAAGTAAAATCGTGGTTAGATGATGGATTAAAACCAAGAGCAGTAACACGAGATTTAGATTGGGGAATTCCTGTTCCGGTTGAAGGAGCTGAAGGGAAAGTGCTGTATGTTTGGTTTGACGCGCCTATTGGTTATATTTCATCTACTAAAGAATGGGCAGCTAGAGAAGGGAAAGACTGGGAATTGTACTGGAAAGATAAAAACACAAAATTAGTTCATTTTATAGGAAAAGATAATATTGTTTTTCACTGTATTATTTTCCCGGCAATGTTAAAAGCTGAAGGAAGTTTTATTTTACCTGAAAATGTTCCTGCAAATGAATTTTTAAATTTAGAAGGTGATAAAATATCTACTTCAAAAAATTGGGCAGTTTGGTTACACGAATATTTAGAAGATTTTCCAGACAAACAAGATGTATTGCGTTACGCTTTAACGGCAAATGCTCCTGAAACAAAAGATAACGATTTTACTTGGAAAGATTTTCAAGCAAGAAATAATAATGAGTTAGTTGCCATTTTTGGTAATTTTATCAATAGAGTGGTGGTATTAACCAATAAATATTTTGATGGCATTGTACCTCAACCAAATGAATTTGATGAGGTTGATATAAAAACCTTGGCTAAAATGAATCAATATCCAGTCATTATTGAAAATTCAATTGAACGCTACCGATTTAGAGAAGCCTCACAAGAGCTTTTAAACTTAGCTAGATTAGGAAATAAATATTTGGCTGATGAAGAACCTTGGAAACAAATAAAAACAAATCCAGAACGCGTAAAAAGCATATTGTATGTTGCTTTGCAAATTGCAACCAGCTTAGCTGTTGTTTGTGAACCGTTTTTGCCTTTTACTTCAAAAAAGTTAAAAGGAATTTTAAATGTCACATCAAGCGCAGTCGAGATGTCATGGGATTCAATTAAAACATCAAAAGAATTAATTGCTCCAAACCATAAAATTAACAAACCTGAATTATTATTTGCAAAAATTGAAGATGCTGAAGTACAAACTCAACTAAATAAATTAGAAGCTACAAAACAAGCCAATGAAGCTTCAACTAAAATAGTAGAACCTCAAAAAGAGACTATTGAGTTTGATGATTTTACGAAGTTAGATATGCGAGTAGGAACTATTATTGAAGCGGTAAAAATACCAAAAACAAAAAAATTACTACAATTAAAAGTAGATGTGGGTATTGATACAAGAACCATAGTTTCTGGTATTGCAGAAAGTTTTAAACCCGAAGATATTATTGGACAAAAAGTTACGGTTTTGGTTAATTTAGCACCTCGAAAATTGCGTGGTGTTGAAAGTCAGGGAATGCTATTAATGACTGATACCCCTGACGGGAAATTAGCATTTATTGAGCCTGAAAATGATTCAGTAGCTAATGGTGAACAGGTGAGTTAA